The nucleotide sequence CCGCGACAAGGGCCATCGCCCCCATTTTGTCGATGAACTTGTGGATCGACGCATAGCGTGACGTTTTGAATTTGTCTTTGCCTTCGCTGATGGCACGGAAGACAGCGGCACCGCCGAGGGCCGAAGCGTTCCCTGCGATCAGTTTCGTCGTCGAATAGACAACGATATCCGCACCGAGTTTGAGCGGCTGAATGCTCAGCGGCGTCACGGTATTATCGACCATCAGGGCGATCCCGTGGGCGTCGGCGATGGCCGCAACGGCCTGAAGGTCCGGCAGCCGCATGTTCGGGTTACCGACACTCTCGAGGAAAATCAGCTTCGTCTTCGCATTGATAACGGATTCCACCTCTTCGAGGGCATCAACATCAAAAAAAGCGGTGCGGATACCGAAGCGTTTCAGGGTCTCCTCAAAAAAGGAGTATGTCCCCCCGAAGAGTCCGCCGATGCTGATGATCTCGTCCCCGCTCTCCAGCAGCGACATCACGGCCAGGGTCGTTGCGCCCATGCCCGAACTTGTCGCAATAGCGCCGACGCCCCCTTCCATCTGTGCCAGGAGGCCCTCAAGTTTGCCGGATGTCGGGTTACCCACCCGGGCGTACAGCGGTTTTTTGACGCTGCCGTCGAAAATCCCCTCTGCCGTCTCCGGGTCCCCGTATGCAAAGGCCGCCGAGTTGGCGATGACGGGTGATATGGCCCCCTCTTTCGCTCCCGTTCCCTGCACGAACTGTGTCGTAAACGCTTCAAAACGATTCATTGCTTTAAACCTGTTGATTGTAGAATTGGCACATTATAGCTGAAAGAGGTTTAGGTGGCGCAACACATTTTTATCACAGCGACCAATACGGAGATAGGCAAAACTTATACGACTCGGAAGCTGATGCACGCACTGAGCGCGCGTGGGCTGCGCATCGGCGTGATCAAGCCGATTGAAACCGGTGTTCAGAACCTCCCCGAAGACGGCACCCTGCTGCTGCAGGACCTCAAGCAGCTCAATCCCCAGGCGTGGGCGCTCGACATCGACGATATCGTTCCCGTGCAATTTGCCTTGCCGGCCGCCCCCTATGTCGCCAGAGGGGACACACCCATCGACTGGGACGCCATCGACCGTGCCGTCGAGGCGATGGACGCGATCTGCGATGTCTGCCTGATCGAAGGGGCCGGCGGACTTCTCGTACCCGTTGATGCCGAAACGGATATGATCGACCTGATTCCCCGCTACCGTGCCAAGGCACTGCTCGTTGCCCACTGCCGTCTGGGCGGCATCAACGACCTGCGTCTCAGCCTCGAAGCGCTCGAACGGCGCGGCATCGCATCCGAATGGGTATTGAATTGCCGGGAAGGCGATATGGGCTTCGATGAGACGTCCCGCCCCTGGTTCGATACGGCCGCACCCGGATGGCACCGTCTCGAAGACGATATTGAGCAACTTTGCGACGCGCTTTTGCTATAATTCTCCAAAAATAAAGAGGGTCTATGCAGCATCTCATCCGTACCGACGACTTCAGCACAGAAGAGATTCTCTCCCTTTACAACGATGCGGATCTCTATGCACAGGGCGGTTTTCACCGTATTCTGCAGGACCGCATCATCATCACCCTCTTTTTTGAAAACTCGACACGGACCCGCAGCTCCTTCGAAATTGCGGCCAAGCGACTCGGTGCGGAAGTCGTCCACCTCGATGTCGGCAAAAGCTCCACGAAAAAAGGGGAGACCCTTGTCGATACGGCCATGAACCTAGATGCCATGGGGCCGGATGCCATTATCGTCCGCCATGCCAATGCCGGGGTCCCGAAAATACTCTCCAACCATACCCGTGCCGCCATCATCAATGCAGGCGACGGGGCCCACGCCCACCCCACACAGGCCCTGCTCGACCTCTATACCCTGCGCAAACATTTCGGGGACGTCAACGGTAAGCGTATCGCCATCGTCGGTGATATCAAGAACTCGCGGGTCGCAAACTCCAATATCGAGCTACTGCAGCGCTTCGGTATGAAGGTCACCCTTGTCAGCCCGCCGCAATTCATGCCGCAGACCGAACTTCCTTCCACCTACCACCTGCATGACGTGATGGACGATGTCGACGTCATCATGAGCCTACGTACCCAGACGGAGCGCCACTCCCAGCCCAGTTACGCTTCGCTGCAGGATTATGCCAGCGACTTCTGTATCACCAAAGAGCTGGTCGGCGACCGCGACATCATCATCCTGCATCCAGGGCCGGTACACCGCAATATCGATATCGATGACGACCTTCTGGCC is from Sulfurimonas sp. HSL-1656 and encodes:
- the bioD gene encoding dethiobiotin synthase, which gives rise to MAQHIFITATNTEIGKTYTTRKLMHALSARGLRIGVIKPIETGVQNLPEDGTLLLQDLKQLNPQAWALDIDDIVPVQFALPAAPYVARGDTPIDWDAIDRAVEAMDAICDVCLIEGAGGLLVPVDAETDMIDLIPRYRAKALLVAHCRLGGINDLRLSLEALERRGIASEWVLNCREGDMGFDETSRPWFDTAAPGWHRLEDDIEQLCDALLL
- a CDS encoding aminotransferase class I/II-fold pyridoxal phosphate-dependent enzyme, with the translated sequence MNRFEAFTTQFVQGTGAKEGAISPVIANSAAFAYGDPETAEGIFDGSVKKPLYARVGNPTSGKLEGLLAQMEGGVGAIATSSGMGATTLAVMSLLESGDEIISIGGLFGGTYSFFEETLKRFGIRTAFFDVDALEEVESVINAKTKLIFLESVGNPNMRLPDLQAVAAIADAHGIALMVDNTVTPLSIQPLKLGADIVVYSTTKLIAGNASALGGAAVFRAISEGKDKFKTSRYASIHKFIDKMGAMALVAVGKKRAMRDFGMSPSAFNSYLTLLGLETLPLRLNRIVESVETVAHALKEAGLNVNHPVLRDHPHHDRYTTQFANGTGPLLTIDMGSAEAAYAFLRKTKLVTITANIGDSRTLALHMASTIYSDFGDNERAFLGITPGLIRVSIGLENPDDLIRDFITAAE
- a CDS encoding aspartate carbamoyltransferase catalytic subunit; this encodes MQHLIRTDDFSTEEILSLYNDADLYAQGGFHRILQDRIIITLFFENSTRTRSSFEIAAKRLGAEVVHLDVGKSSTKKGETLVDTAMNLDAMGPDAIIVRHANAGVPKILSNHTRAAIINAGDGAHAHPTQALLDLYTLRKHFGDVNGKRIAIVGDIKNSRVANSNIELLQRFGMKVTLVSPPQFMPQTELPSTYHLHDVMDDVDVIMSLRTQTERHSQPSYASLQDYASDFCITKELVGDRDIIILHPGPVHRNIDIDDDLLADPRCKVLEQVSNGVSVRMAVLKKLILDGNR